The following are encoded together in the Fuerstiella sp. genome:
- a CDS encoding lysophospholipase, translated as MPGPTIRQLTASDGRRVHFRHWNAGKKCRGVVVALHGIQSHSGWFTWSSEQLATAGYDVYFADRRGSGLNGFHRGHADHGLRLINDVLQLIRLSRQEHEDSMVPLTLMGISWGGKIAAALAAVRPQEIDNLILLYPGLIPLLQPTQIQNVKLKLARRFDVRFRGIDIPLTDPKLFTAAPKHQEFITEDPLALHRVTSGFLNSGRDLDRITRQNCERIVHPTLLMLAGRDQIIDNHATCRLVAQFGSHHQTTIRYPTAQHTLEFEPNRGQFVGNLIDWLESSTQHKI; from the coding sequence ATGCCAGGACCCACCATCCGCCAACTCACTGCATCGGATGGCCGTCGCGTGCATTTTCGACACTGGAATGCCGGGAAGAAATGCCGCGGTGTGGTCGTGGCACTGCACGGCATTCAAAGTCATTCCGGCTGGTTCACCTGGTCTTCCGAACAACTGGCAACCGCCGGCTATGATGTCTACTTTGCCGATCGTCGCGGCTCGGGACTCAACGGATTTCATCGAGGTCACGCTGACCACGGTCTGAGACTGATTAATGACGTGCTGCAACTGATTCGACTGAGTCGCCAGGAACACGAAGACTCCATGGTGCCGCTGACTCTGATGGGTATCAGCTGGGGAGGAAAGATTGCGGCAGCACTGGCTGCAGTCCGGCCACAGGAAATCGACAATCTGATCCTTCTGTATCCGGGCCTGATTCCGCTGCTGCAACCGACGCAAATACAAAACGTTAAACTCAAACTCGCCCGACGGTTCGATGTCCGTTTCCGGGGCATTGACATTCCGCTGACCGACCCAAAGCTCTTTACTGCTGCACCCAAACATCAGGAATTCATCACAGAAGACCCGCTGGCACTGCATCGGGTCACCAGCGGATTTCTGAATTCCGGTCGCGACCTGGATCGCATCACCCGGCAAAACTGCGAACGTATTGTTCATCCCACACTGCTGATGCTCGCCGGCCGTGATCAGATTATCGACAACCATGCAACATGCCGGCTCGTGGCACAGTTCGGATCACACCACCAGACAACAATTCGATACCCAACAGCTCAGCATACCCTGGAGTTTGAACCAAACCGCGGGCAGTTTGTCGGCAATCTGATCGACTGGCTGGAATCGTCCACACAACACAAAATTTAG
- a CDS encoding XdhC family protein: protein MTFDVVQYSRRLSRLLDANASFVIVTLIDIRGSAPQIIGAKAIITAHGIESGTVGGGRIEATAIRHAQQLLIQENGTNSEFVTWNLQTDIGMTCGGEVKLFFEVCGSDGWSIAVFGAGHIAQTLIPMLVQLNCRVNCFDSRPDWLAKLPSHPKLGTHCPTELHSVVKDQPANTFFLLMTQGHASDLPVLTEILQTRDAPYVGVIGSPQKASVLRRELREQAIPSDKIDSFYCPVGVPLGNNTPAEISISVIAQLLQRRDELGILKHKVKKF, encoded by the coding sequence ATGACATTCGATGTCGTGCAATATTCCCGGAGACTGAGCCGGCTGCTGGATGCGAATGCGTCATTCGTGATCGTCACCTTGATTGATATTCGCGGGAGCGCACCTCAAATCATCGGTGCAAAAGCGATCATCACAGCACACGGCATTGAGTCTGGCACCGTGGGCGGTGGTCGAATTGAGGCGACTGCTATCCGGCATGCCCAGCAGCTGCTGATCCAGGAAAACGGAACGAACAGCGAATTCGTCACATGGAATCTGCAAACTGATATTGGGATGACCTGTGGCGGCGAAGTCAAACTGTTCTTTGAAGTCTGTGGCAGTGACGGCTGGTCAATTGCGGTATTTGGCGCCGGCCATATTGCTCAGACATTGATCCCCATGCTGGTGCAGCTCAACTGCCGCGTGAATTGTTTCGATTCGCGACCAGACTGGCTTGCAAAGCTTCCCTCGCATCCGAAGCTCGGAACGCATTGTCCGACAGAACTGCACAGTGTTGTCAAAGACCAGCCGGCCAATACGTTCTTCCTGTTGATGACGCAGGGCCATGCATCGGATCTGCCGGTTCTGACCGAAATCCTGCAGACGCGCGACGCCCCTTACGTTGGTGTGATTGGCAGTCCCCAGAAAGCCAGTGTTCTCCGTCGTGAATTGCGGGAACAGGCTATACCGTCAGACAAAATCGATTCGTTCTACTGTCCTGTGGGCGTCCCGTTGGGCAACAACACACCAGCCGAGATTTCCATCAGTGTGATCGCACAACTATTGCAGCGGAGAGACGAGCTCGGGATCCTGAAGCACAAGGTTAAAAAATTTTGA
- a CDS encoding phosphatidate cytidylyltransferase: MLGWRLGISAVLIPALLAMFWLDAMQGPRATILLALCSLLAVRCCYEMTQMLSVRSMSPSFALTAICSLLVVFAGWIHTLLGLPNGPLRLLVSLGMICAALVGSFALLFLREAERYRQPGHSLESLGAGWLTVMYSGGLLAIASQLRWFPSPHLGYFTIGSMIIAVKSGDITAYAFGRLWGRRKMAPALSPGKTWMGAAGAVAGSVAGSVLWLRFGGRLFESAPVISSYPAVIGYGIAMGLVGLAGDLCESLLKRDAQQKDSAALMPGFGGVLDLLDSILFAAPVALAIWALWPPAVPAITIMNHAKFVNSQTAESSQIRSVLCVSLRAGNEERPGAQPINFHSRRSVPDTGARQFDSSNDSRVSSRQNRSHSFSQTGNTAGSDTDDVDSTHVRHRIPLRLSQTKVYLKTISPTNGSELTDLSLPGEYRTPLFLTQSVHMAKPNQQRLELTEKHD, from the coding sequence ATGCTTGGCTGGCGACTGGGAATTTCGGCGGTTCTGATTCCCGCCTTACTTGCAATGTTCTGGCTGGATGCCATGCAGGGGCCTCGGGCCACCATTCTGCTGGCACTGTGCTCTCTGCTGGCCGTTCGCTGCTGTTACGAAATGACTCAGATGCTGTCAGTAAGATCAATGAGTCCATCATTCGCGCTGACGGCAATTTGCAGTCTGCTGGTCGTGTTTGCCGGCTGGATTCATACACTCCTGGGTCTTCCCAACGGACCTTTACGGCTCCTGGTGTCTCTGGGAATGATCTGTGCTGCACTTGTCGGTTCGTTTGCACTGCTCTTTCTGCGTGAAGCAGAGCGTTATCGACAGCCAGGACACTCCCTGGAATCACTGGGAGCAGGCTGGCTTACCGTGATGTACAGTGGAGGCCTGCTGGCGATTGCCAGTCAGCTTCGCTGGTTCCCGTCTCCCCATCTCGGCTACTTCACAATCGGTTCTATGATCATTGCGGTCAAGTCCGGAGACATAACCGCCTATGCGTTCGGCCGACTTTGGGGGCGACGAAAAATGGCTCCCGCCCTAAGTCCCGGCAAGACGTGGATGGGCGCCGCGGGTGCGGTCGCCGGAAGTGTGGCCGGAAGTGTCTTGTGGCTGAGATTTGGAGGGCGACTGTTTGAATCAGCCCCGGTAATCAGCAGTTACCCGGCGGTGATTGGATACGGTATTGCCATGGGACTGGTCGGTCTGGCCGGTGATCTGTGCGAGTCCCTGTTAAAGCGTGACGCCCAGCAAAAGGACTCAGCTGCTCTGATGCCCGGATTCGGAGGTGTCCTCGACCTGCTCGACAGCATCCTTTTCGCGGCGCCGGTTGCTCTCGCGATCTGGGCCCTGTGGCCCCCGGCAGTGCCCGCCATAACAATCATGAATCACGCGAAATTTGTCAACAGTCAGACTGCAGAGTCCAGTCAGATCCGGTCCGTCCTGTGTGTCTCTTTGAGGGCCGGCAACGAAGAACGTCCCGGTGCACAGCCGATTAATTTTCACTCCCGCCGGAGTGTACCGGACACAGGTGCGCGCCAGTTCGACAGTTCAAATGACAGCCGGGTTTCGTCCCGACAGAATCGTTCCCACAGTTTTTCACAAACAGGCAATACTGCAGGCTCCGATACTGACGACGTAGACTCGACACATGTCAGACACCGAATTCCCCTCCGCCTGTCACAGACAAAGGTTTATTTGAAGACTATCAGCCCAACGAACGGCTCAGAGTTAACGGACTTAAGTCTGCCCGGGGAATACCGGACACCTCTTTTTCTCACTCAGTCGGTTCATATGGCGAAACCAAATCAACAACGGTTGGAGTTAACTGAAAAACATGACTGA
- a CDS encoding MFS transporter, with protein MSRFMIVRLWIMVFLHYFVWGAWYVTMGAYLDKTLNFEGGQVGLAYGSTAIGAIVSPFFAGIIADRFFATQKLLGTLHIIGAGLLYLVATQHTFQAFYPLLILYAVSYMAGHGLTNTLTLHHAVNPGKEFPIVMMAGSVGWIVAGLINSFLKYDNNVGMFYLACGAAVLMGLYSFTLPDTPPKGAGQTVSLRTMLGFDALKLMQERSFATFIVCSFLICIPLSFYFAWMIVFLKELGIEYAAAKMTIGQVSDVVFLLLLPVLLPLFRSKGILLVGMLAWALRFGMFAWFDTSRDSQWMMYLGIAVHGVCYDFIFVMGRMYVDKRASEDIRGAAQGLHAFVTLGIGMFVGSWLAGVVGEHFVIPAADGKGTHNWQMIWAIPAVLSVVLAILFFALFKDREPGAEDLSSGNV; from the coding sequence ATGTCCAGATTCATGATTGTTCGACTGTGGATCATGGTGTTCCTGCACTATTTCGTCTGGGGAGCATGGTATGTCACGATGGGGGCGTACCTCGACAAGACGTTAAACTTCGAAGGAGGCCAGGTGGGTCTGGCCTATGGCAGCACGGCGATCGGAGCGATCGTTTCTCCTTTTTTTGCCGGGATCATTGCCGATCGATTCTTTGCTACTCAAAAACTTCTGGGAACACTGCACATCATTGGAGCGGGGTTGCTGTATCTGGTAGCCACGCAGCACACATTTCAGGCGTTCTATCCACTCCTCATCCTGTACGCCGTGAGTTACATGGCGGGCCATGGTCTGACAAACACGCTGACTCTGCATCATGCCGTGAACCCCGGAAAAGAATTTCCAATCGTGATGATGGCGGGAAGCGTGGGATGGATCGTCGCCGGTCTGATCAACAGCTTTTTAAAGTATGATAATAACGTCGGAATGTTTTATCTGGCATGCGGGGCAGCCGTACTGATGGGACTGTATTCGTTTACCCTGCCGGATACTCCGCCGAAAGGAGCCGGCCAAACAGTCTCTCTTCGGACAATGCTTGGATTCGATGCCCTCAAACTAATGCAGGAGCGGTCGTTCGCCACGTTCATTGTGTGTTCGTTTTTGATCTGCATTCCGCTCAGTTTTTACTTCGCCTGGATGATCGTGTTCCTGAAAGAACTTGGCATCGAATACGCGGCGGCAAAAATGACGATCGGTCAGGTTTCTGATGTGGTTTTCCTGCTGCTCCTGCCCGTTTTGCTGCCCCTATTTCGGTCCAAGGGAATTTTGCTGGTCGGAATGCTGGCATGGGCACTGCGGTTCGGAATGTTTGCGTGGTTCGATACGTCACGGGACTCACAATGGATGATGTATCTGGGAATCGCTGTTCATGGCGTCTGCTACGACTTCATATTTGTGATGGGGCGAATGTATGTCGACAAACGGGCCAGCGAAGATATCCGGGGTGCAGCCCAGGGACTGCATGCATTCGTGACTCTGGGAATCGGGATGTTTGTCGGCTCCTGGCTGGCTGGAGTCGTCGGTGAACACTTTGTGATCCCGGCAGCTGACGGCAAGGGTACTCACAACTGGCAAATGATCTGGGCCATTCCGGCAGTTCTGTCGGTCGTGCTGGCGATCCTGTTTTTTGCATTATTCAAGGATCGTGAACCAGGTGCTGAGGATTTGAGTTCCGGGAATGTCTGA
- a CDS encoding mandelate racemase/muconate lactonizing enzyme family protein: protein MKITEVVCQILRVPAVEAKTASSQDAVIIRVRTDTGIEGIGEADASPEVIQSIVDAPFSHNIACGLREILIGENPLETERLWQDMYRRTMYFGRTSVTIAAMAAVDLALWDIKGKHFNEPIHRLLGGKQHDSIKAYASILFGRDGAETADIGRKWTDSGYGAVKFGWEPMGESEAIDIDLVRGAREGVGDATLLIDAGCVWDTRTALRRAHAFAEFGIEWLEEPLREDNIDGYVWLRDRSPVPIASGEAECGREAWRPLLDRRALDVYQVDLSRNGFTESAYLRARIEEIGARPCNHFYTSPITAAASLHWLSTCRDAFLFEDCVDASPIRNDLCLERVQADNGLIAVPDGPGLGVTLNEDLVTELLISESR from the coding sequence ATGAAAATAACAGAAGTCGTTTGCCAGATTCTGCGAGTCCCCGCCGTTGAAGCAAAAACAGCCAGTAGCCAGGACGCGGTCATTATCCGAGTCCGCACGGATACCGGTATTGAGGGAATCGGTGAAGCCGATGCGTCGCCTGAAGTGATTCAGTCCATTGTCGATGCGCCTTTCAGTCACAACATCGCCTGTGGTCTTCGCGAAATCCTAATCGGGGAAAACCCGCTGGAAACGGAGCGCCTGTGGCAGGACATGTATCGCCGCACCATGTATTTCGGCCGAACGTCTGTGACGATTGCCGCGATGGCAGCTGTCGACCTTGCCCTGTGGGACATTAAGGGCAAGCATTTCAATGAACCGATCCATCGTTTGCTTGGTGGGAAACAGCACGATTCCATCAAAGCCTATGCATCAATTCTATTTGGCCGTGACGGAGCCGAAACGGCCGATATCGGTCGAAAGTGGACCGACAGCGGATACGGCGCCGTAAAATTTGGCTGGGAGCCAATGGGCGAAAGCGAAGCAATTGACATTGATCTGGTTCGTGGTGCACGTGAGGGAGTGGGTGACGCCACACTGCTGATTGATGCGGGTTGCGTCTGGGATACCCGGACCGCATTACGTCGAGCCCACGCCTTTGCCGAATTCGGAATCGAATGGCTGGAAGAACCTCTGCGTGAGGACAACATTGACGGTTACGTCTGGCTGCGAGACCGTTCGCCCGTGCCGATCGCCTCCGGCGAAGCAGAATGCGGTCGCGAAGCCTGGCGTCCCCTGCTTGATCGACGTGCTCTGGATGTTTACCAGGTGGACTTGTCGCGCAATGGGTTCACCGAGTCTGCGTATCTGCGGGCACGAATCGAAGAAATTGGAGCGCGACCCTGCAACCATTTTTACACGTCACCGATCACCGCAGCCGCCAGTCTGCACTGGTTATCCACGTGTCGCGATGCATTTCTGTTCGAAGATTGTGTGGACGCGTCTCCGATCCGCAACGATCTGTGCCTCGAACGTGTCCAGGCCGACAACGGTCTGATCGCTGTTCCTGACGGTCCCGGCCTCGGCGTGACACTCAACGAAGATCTTGTCACGGAACTGCTGATCTCCGAGTCGCGTTAG
- a CDS encoding NTP transferase domain-containing protein, giving the protein MGRPKLLLPWEHWTLIDQLLYAWTNSTVDHVVVVVRSDDEELQSVCARWPVHTVKPTIAPNDMKESVRIGLQFLDDHWRPTNEDGCFVAPADLPGLNSAVIDGLIEAGIGATAITVPRFGRRRGHPALFPWSVTSQIFDLPQDQGVNQVVEQNPQHIVDFPAEDYFPDMDTPEEYRSMLESQKDQSRDRASDVQEHTDEPEV; this is encoded by the coding sequence ATGGGTCGGCCCAAGCTGCTTCTACCGTGGGAACACTGGACACTGATTGATCAACTGCTTTACGCCTGGACCAACAGTACGGTCGATCATGTTGTTGTCGTGGTTCGCAGTGACGATGAAGAACTCCAGTCAGTCTGCGCTCGGTGGCCGGTACACACCGTTAAGCCGACTATCGCTCCAAATGATATGAAAGAATCCGTCCGGATTGGGTTGCAGTTTCTTGACGACCACTGGCGACCAACTAACGAAGACGGCTGCTTTGTGGCGCCAGCCGACCTGCCCGGACTGAACTCGGCTGTCATTGACGGACTCATCGAGGCCGGTATTGGTGCCACGGCCATTACCGTACCGAGATTTGGAAGGCGTCGGGGACACCCGGCCCTGTTTCCCTGGTCTGTGACGTCTCAGATCTTCGATTTGCCGCAGGATCAGGGTGTCAACCAGGTGGTAGAACAGAATCCGCAGCACATCGTGGATTTTCCAGCCGAAGATTATTTTCCAGACATGGACACACCTGAAGAATACCGATCAATGCTGGAATCGCAAAAAGATCAATCGAGAGATCGGGCAAGCGACGTGCAGGAACACACCGACGAGCCGGAAGTGTAA
- a CDS encoding phytanoyl-CoA dioxygenase family protein, whose translation MTVNTQLNRYTQEGYVVVPNLISADEVRLIQQEISHIAANHRNYPQELVQTEPLVQSGKQVPESFELGIRKLFRVARHSEFFRSFAFHQSVVEIAKELVGPDLFLAQSMTLMKSPGVSSPKVWHQDNAYFRLDPPDVVGFWIATDPATVENGCMHILPGSHRNGIVEHAGEGDAYGIVDVPQNDDVIAIPLNPGDALVFHGELQHYTPANLTSRRRRSVQYHYASSQANWLGPVNDSPYFDPEVQICGRPPERS comes from the coding sequence ATGACCGTGAACACGCAGTTGAATCGATACACCCAGGAAGGCTATGTCGTAGTCCCAAATCTGATATCAGCCGACGAGGTCAGGCTGATTCAGCAGGAGATATCACACATTGCTGCCAACCACCGGAATTACCCGCAAGAACTGGTTCAGACCGAGCCTCTTGTTCAATCCGGGAAGCAGGTTCCTGAGTCATTCGAGCTGGGGATTCGGAAGTTGTTTCGAGTCGCCCGCCACAGCGAATTCTTTCGAAGCTTCGCCTTTCATCAATCCGTTGTGGAAATTGCTAAAGAGCTGGTCGGGCCGGACTTGTTCCTGGCGCAAAGTATGACATTGATGAAGTCACCAGGTGTCAGCTCGCCAAAGGTCTGGCATCAGGATAATGCCTATTTCCGGCTGGACCCGCCGGACGTGGTAGGTTTCTGGATTGCCACCGATCCGGCAACAGTCGAAAACGGCTGCATGCACATATTGCCAGGTTCACATCGAAACGGAATCGTCGAACACGCCGGAGAAGGTGACGCGTACGGAATCGTCGACGTGCCTCAGAACGATGATGTCATCGCCATTCCGCTCAACCCTGGTGACGCACTGGTGTTTCACGGAGAACTGCAGCATTATACTCCGGCCAATCTCACCAGCCGCAGACGCCGATCGGTTCAGTATCATTATGCATCAAGTCAGGCGAACTGGCTCGGCCCTGTTAATGATTCACCGTACTTCGACCCGGAAGTACAGATCTGCGGTCGGCCTCCGGAACGCAGCTGA
- a CDS encoding HAMP domain-containing histidine kinase has product MADFRRRRRHLKLPIWSSVVLSAVNITLMVVLIVLLARESAWPALVLGAVALAISLFGISFYSFLTIKEIQLNRRQSNFVDSVTHELKTPIAALRLYLDTLLMRDMGQEDRREFYSTMESELERLDQLINQLLEVGRLDEIGSRTEPEHVDLLPLLQAAAQSSCKHHKCNVDEVFEFDVAPVALHTRRMVLEMIFGNLIDNAVKYGGDPPRVLVSVLPRGWDRVAVRVQDNGPGIPETQRRQVFQLFFRGSDELQRTRKGTGLGLYIVKTLVGILKGRVSVVNSTAEEGCVFEVILPGRLAARSVDQAEETSQKPVASETAGV; this is encoded by the coding sequence GTGGCTGATTTTCGTCGCAGACGCCGCCATCTCAAGCTGCCCATCTGGAGCAGCGTGGTATTATCGGCAGTGAATATCACGTTGATGGTTGTGCTGATCGTGTTGCTCGCACGCGAAAGTGCGTGGCCGGCGCTGGTGTTGGGAGCTGTTGCGCTGGCGATCAGTCTGTTTGGGATTTCGTTTTATTCGTTTCTGACGATTAAGGAAATTCAGCTTAATCGCCGACAGTCAAACTTTGTTGACAGTGTGACGCATGAACTCAAGACGCCAATTGCTGCACTGAGGCTGTATCTGGATACGTTGCTGATGAGAGATATGGGGCAGGAGGACCGGCGGGAATTTTATTCGACCATGGAGAGTGAACTGGAACGTCTGGATCAACTAATCAATCAATTGCTGGAAGTGGGGCGTCTGGACGAAATCGGCAGCCGGACCGAACCCGAACATGTTGATCTGCTGCCTTTGCTGCAGGCCGCGGCACAATCATCCTGTAAACATCACAAATGCAATGTGGATGAAGTTTTTGAGTTTGATGTTGCTCCGGTCGCTCTGCACACTCGACGCATGGTGCTGGAAATGATTTTCGGTAACCTCATCGACAATGCTGTGAAGTACGGTGGTGATCCGCCGCGAGTATTGGTTTCTGTACTTCCGCGAGGATGGGATCGTGTGGCCGTTCGAGTGCAGGACAATGGGCCGGGAATTCCCGAAACTCAGCGGCGACAGGTCTTTCAGTTGTTCTTTCGCGGCAGCGATGAACTGCAGCGAACTCGTAAAGGGACCGGCCTGGGACTGTACATCGTCAAGACACTGGTCGGAATTCTCAAGGGGCGCGTCAGTGTGGTTAACTCGACAGCCGAAGAAGGTTGTGTGTTTGAAGTAATTCTTCCCGGGCGCTTGGCGGCTCGTTCTGTTGATCAGGCCGAAGAGACTTCTCAGAAACCGGTTGCGTCAGAAACAGCAGGAGTCTGA
- a CDS encoding isoprenyl transferase translates to MWSIGTLSRQEPYTEYKLEELGLARDRLPRHIAVIMDGNGRWAQQRGLPRIEGHRRGVASVREIVEECSRLGLEQLTLYCFSSENWKRPPGELSFLMRLLKKYVVDERQRIQEQGLQFRVIGHIDELHPEIQEEIEITARDSANNQGMTLCLALNYGARSEITHAMRQIAVRIRDGLLQPDEISNETVAEHLMTVGMPDPDLVIRTANEMRISNFLLWQISYSELWVTEKLWPEFRNPHLHAALRDFSGRDRRFGGLNASPAAVQ, encoded by the coding sequence ATGTGGAGCATTGGGACGTTGAGTCGTCAGGAACCATATACTGAATACAAGCTGGAAGAGCTTGGTCTGGCACGAGACCGGCTTCCCCGACACATTGCTGTCATCATGGATGGTAATGGAAGATGGGCGCAGCAGCGCGGCCTCCCGCGAATAGAGGGACACCGCCGGGGCGTCGCATCGGTGCGGGAGATTGTCGAAGAGTGTTCCCGGTTGGGACTGGAACAACTCACATTGTACTGCTTTTCAAGTGAGAACTGGAAACGCCCGCCAGGTGAACTGTCGTTTCTGATGCGGCTGCTGAAAAAATACGTCGTTGATGAACGGCAACGCATTCAGGAACAGGGGCTGCAGTTTCGGGTCATTGGACATATCGATGAGCTGCACCCGGAAATTCAGGAAGAGATTGAGATCACGGCGCGGGACTCAGCCAACAATCAGGGAATGACACTCTGTCTTGCGCTTAACTACGGGGCTCGGTCCGAGATCACACATGCGATGCGACAGATCGCAGTCAGGATTCGTGATGGACTCCTGCAGCCGGATGAGATCTCAAATGAAACTGTTGCGGAACATTTGATGACAGTCGGTATGCCGGATCCGGATCTGGTGATTCGGACGGCAAACGAAATGCGTATCAGTAACTTTCTATTGTGGCAGATCAGTTACTCTGAACTGTGGGTGACCGAGAAACTCTGGCCGGAATTTCGCAATCCACATTTACACGCAGCGCTCAGAGATTTCTCCGGGCGTGATCGTCGATTTGGTGGACTGAACGCATCACCCGCAGCGGTACAGTAA
- a CDS encoding mandelate racemase/muconate lactonizing enzyme family protein — MQIDRVEVQAVAPEVQRFTWSHDLPEQYMTNTIVRIYTDEGVEGVGGTSNYTSYGFDRYTAETLRHLIPVLIGRDPLNRQAIWNTLWSRVFPYSPGALAAIDIALWDLFGKTANLPVYKLLGGAAEQIRSYASTPLFDDVPAYLKFIEQMLELGFRAVKFHCWSLPEKDRELVRAVRQAFPGDDVKFMLDVENNYEWQDALEMALELEDLAFEWFEAPLMDFDLPGYRRLTKRVSIPIIPSGNWIQDLSAFEHALETDCWSRARTDVTVCGGFTPAQKYMALVAAAGMKCELMSWGNTLISSSNLHLMLGTGLCSWYEQPVPYEPYEYGMLQTLRTGRDGFVQAPQGPGLGHGIDWDAMNAATIHRLDSREIN; from the coding sequence ATGCAAATCGATCGTGTTGAAGTTCAGGCTGTGGCACCGGAAGTTCAGCGATTCACCTGGTCTCATGACCTGCCTGAACAGTACATGACCAATACGATCGTCCGGATCTACACTGACGAAGGAGTCGAAGGTGTCGGCGGAACATCGAACTACACGTCGTATGGTTTCGACCGTTACACCGCAGAGACTCTGCGACATCTGATTCCTGTGCTGATTGGCAGGGATCCTTTGAATCGTCAGGCCATCTGGAACACTCTGTGGTCCCGAGTCTTTCCCTACTCACCTGGTGCACTGGCTGCCATCGACATAGCCCTGTGGGATTTATTCGGAAAAACCGCAAATCTGCCGGTTTATAAGCTGCTTGGCGGTGCTGCGGAGCAGATTCGTTCCTACGCCAGTACACCTTTGTTTGATGATGTTCCTGCGTATCTTAAATTCATTGAACAGATGCTCGAACTGGGGTTTCGCGCCGTCAAATTCCACTGCTGGTCTCTGCCGGAGAAAGACAGAGAACTGGTTCGTGCCGTACGCCAGGCATTTCCGGGTGACGATGTGAAGTTCATGCTGGATGTGGAAAATAACTACGAATGGCAGGATGCCCTGGAGATGGCCCTGGAACTGGAAGATCTGGCGTTTGAATGGTTTGAGGCGCCACTGATGGATTTTGATCTTCCTGGTTATCGAAGACTGACAAAGCGGGTCAGCATTCCAATTATCCCGTCGGGAAACTGGATCCAGGATCTGTCCGCATTTGAGCATGCGTTGGAGACTGATTGCTGGTCGCGTGCCAGAACGGACGTTACGGTGTGTGGCGGTTTCACTCCGGCTCAAAAATATATGGCTCTGGTTGCAGCGGCCGGCATGAAATGTGAATTGATGTCCTGGGGCAATACTTTGATTTCGTCGTCAAATCTGCATCTGATGCTGGGAACCGGTTTGTGTTCCTGGTACGAACAGCCCGTGCCCTACGAACCCTATGAGTATGGAATGCTGCAGACATTGCGGACCGGGCGTGACGGTTTTGTTCAGGCACCACAGGGGCCGGGACTTGGTCACGGGATTGACTGGGACGCCATGAACGCGGCAACGATTCACCGACTCGACAGTCGTGAGATCAACTGA
- a CDS encoding response regulator transcription factor codes for MRILVVEDEPAIAHGLRFNFEQEGYLVDVAGDGPAALNTLDSADPEIDLVVLDLMLPEMSGYEACRILRRSNPDIPVLALTARTLPEDKAQAFDCGVDQYMTKPFALPELLSRVRNLLERRRRNLVNAKRIRPADDLEEFGDVSVDFGRFELVKGSRKSSLTTREQELLRYFLDHDGMVLSRSRLQSDVWRDSADITTRSIDNFVMRLRRMIELDPANPRHLTSIRGTGYRFLRDPQPNKATGQP; via the coding sequence ATGCGAATCCTTGTTGTCGAAGACGAACCGGCTATTGCGCACGGGCTCAGGTTTAACTTTGAGCAGGAGGGATATCTGGTTGATGTCGCCGGTGACGGTCCTGCTGCGCTGAATACACTGGATTCAGCAGATCCGGAGATCGATCTGGTCGTCCTGGATCTGATGCTGCCTGAAATGAGCGGTTACGAAGCCTGTCGAATTCTTCGACGTTCGAATCCTGATATTCCGGTCCTCGCACTGACCGCCCGTACTCTGCCGGAAGACAAGGCACAGGCTTTCGACTGCGGGGTGGATCAGTACATGACGAAACCGTTTGCTCTGCCGGAATTGTTGAGCAGAGTACGTAATCTGCTGGAACGACGTCGCAGAAATCTGGTCAACGCCAAACGAATCCGTCCGGCAGATGACCTTGAAGAATTTGGAGACGTCAGTGTCGACTTTGGTCGCTTCGAACTTGTGAAAGGCAGTCGGAAGAGTTCTCTGACAACTCGTGAGCAGGAGTTACTGCGTTACTTTCTGGACCATGACGGTATGGTCCTGTCCCGGTCCCGGCTGCAGTCGGATGTCTGGAGAGATTCAGCCGATATCACGACGCGTTCAATTGACAATTTCGTGATGCGGTTGCGACGCATGATTGAACTGGATCCTGCAAATCCCCGGCATCTGACATCCATCCGCGGGACGGGTTACCGGTTTCTGCGTGATCCGCAGCCCAACAAAGCGACGGGCCAGCCATGA